In Canis aureus isolate CA01 chromosome 6, VMU_Caureus_v.1.0, whole genome shotgun sequence, one genomic interval encodes:
- the DAP3 gene encoding small ribosomal subunit protein mS29 isoform X1 codes for MLRRMTRLLSGARQLDPGRFLHRGSPAPQSLDAHLDDQRPRAVSCTSEDDPARHGEQHAALHYHIPLQDLKTVFPQGLPPRFIMQVKTFNEACLMVRKPALELLHYLKNTNFAHPAVRYVLYGEKGTGKTLSLCHVVHFCAKQDWLILHIPDAHLWVKNCRGLLQSSYNKQRFDQPVEASIWLKNFKTANERFLSQIKVQEKYVWNKRESTEKGSPLGAVVEQGLTRVRNATDAVGIVLKELKNQSCLGAFHLLVAVDGVNALWGRTSLKREDKSLIAPEELALVCSLRKMVRNDWHGGAIVLTLSQTGSLFKPRKAYLPQELLGKEGFDALDPFIPILVSNYNPKEFESCIQYYLENKWLQHEKAHTEEGKKELLFLSDANPGQLERLCAYL; via the exons TTGGACCCTGGACGTTTTTTGCACAGGGGGTCCCCCGCCCCTCAGAGCCTTGATGCTCACCTGGATGACCAGAGACCCAGAGCCGTATCCTGTACTAGTGAGGATGACCCG GCCAGGCATGGGGAGCAGCACGCCGCTCTACACTACCACATCCCCCTCCAGGATCTGAAGACTGTGTTCCCCCAGGGCCTGCCCCCTCGCTTCATCATGCAG GTGAAGACATTCAATGAAGCTTGTCTGATGGTGAGGAAACCAGCCCTCGAGCTTCTACATTACCTGAAAAACACCAATTTTGCTCACCCAGCTGTGCGGTATGTTCTCT ATGGGGAGAAGGGAACAGGAAAAACCCTCAGTCTTTGCCACGTTGTTCATTTCTGTGCAAAACAGGACTGGCTAATATTGCACATTCCAGATG ctcATCTTTGGGTGAAAAATTGTCGGGGTCTCCTGCAGTCTTCCTACAACAAGCAGCGCTTTGATCAACCTGTAGAGGCTTCGATATGGCTGAAGAATTTCAAAACTGCAAATGAGCGTTTCTTGAGTCAG ataaaAGTTCAAGAGAAGTACGTCTGGAATAAGCGAGAAAGCACTGAGAAAGGCAGTCCTCTGGGAGCAGTGGTTGAACAG GGCCTGACGCGGGTGAGGAATGCCACAGATGCAGTTGGGattgtcctcaaggagctcaagAATCAGAGTTGTTTGGGTGCGTTCCATCTGTTGGTGGCGGTGGACGGAGTCAATGCTCTCTGGGGAAGGACCTCGCTGAAGAGGGAAGATAAGAGCCTG ATAGCCCCCGAGGAGCTGGCGCTCGTGTGCAGTCTGAGGAAGATGGTGAGAAACGACTGG CACGGAGGCGCCATTGTGTTGACGCTGAGCCAGACTGGGTCTCTCTTTAAGCCAAGGAAGGCCTATCTGCCCCAGGAGCTGCTGGGAAAG GAAGGATTTGATGCCCTGGATCCCTTTATTCCCATCCTGGTCTCCAACTATAACCCAAAGGAGTTTGAAAGTTGTATCCAGTATTATTTGGAGAACAAGTGGCTTCAACATGAGAAAG cTCATacggaggaagggaagaaagagctgCTGTTCCTGAGTGACGCCAACCCTGGGCAGCTGGAGCGGCTCTGCGCCTACCTTTAG
- the DAP3 gene encoding small ribosomal subunit protein mS29 isoform X2, which translates to MLRRMTRLLSGARQARHGEQHAALHYHIPLQDLKTVFPQGLPPRFIMQVKTFNEACLMVRKPALELLHYLKNTNFAHPAVRYVLYGEKGTGKTLSLCHVVHFCAKQDWLILHIPDAHLWVKNCRGLLQSSYNKQRFDQPVEASIWLKNFKTANERFLSQIKVQEKYVWNKRESTEKGSPLGAVVEQGLTRVRNATDAVGIVLKELKNQSCLGAFHLLVAVDGVNALWGRTSLKREDKSLIAPEELALVCSLRKMVRNDWHGGAIVLTLSQTGSLFKPRKAYLPQELLGKEGFDALDPFIPILVSNYNPKEFESCIQYYLENKWLQHEKAHTEEGKKELLFLSDANPGQLERLCAYL; encoded by the exons GCCAGGCATGGGGAGCAGCACGCCGCTCTACACTACCACATCCCCCTCCAGGATCTGAAGACTGTGTTCCCCCAGGGCCTGCCCCCTCGCTTCATCATGCAG GTGAAGACATTCAATGAAGCTTGTCTGATGGTGAGGAAACCAGCCCTCGAGCTTCTACATTACCTGAAAAACACCAATTTTGCTCACCCAGCTGTGCGGTATGTTCTCT ATGGGGAGAAGGGAACAGGAAAAACCCTCAGTCTTTGCCACGTTGTTCATTTCTGTGCAAAACAGGACTGGCTAATATTGCACATTCCAGATG ctcATCTTTGGGTGAAAAATTGTCGGGGTCTCCTGCAGTCTTCCTACAACAAGCAGCGCTTTGATCAACCTGTAGAGGCTTCGATATGGCTGAAGAATTTCAAAACTGCAAATGAGCGTTTCTTGAGTCAG ataaaAGTTCAAGAGAAGTACGTCTGGAATAAGCGAGAAAGCACTGAGAAAGGCAGTCCTCTGGGAGCAGTGGTTGAACAG GGCCTGACGCGGGTGAGGAATGCCACAGATGCAGTTGGGattgtcctcaaggagctcaagAATCAGAGTTGTTTGGGTGCGTTCCATCTGTTGGTGGCGGTGGACGGAGTCAATGCTCTCTGGGGAAGGACCTCGCTGAAGAGGGAAGATAAGAGCCTG ATAGCCCCCGAGGAGCTGGCGCTCGTGTGCAGTCTGAGGAAGATGGTGAGAAACGACTGG CACGGAGGCGCCATTGTGTTGACGCTGAGCCAGACTGGGTCTCTCTTTAAGCCAAGGAAGGCCTATCTGCCCCAGGAGCTGCTGGGAAAG GAAGGATTTGATGCCCTGGATCCCTTTATTCCCATCCTGGTCTCCAACTATAACCCAAAGGAGTTTGAAAGTTGTATCCAGTATTATTTGGAGAACAAGTGGCTTCAACATGAGAAAG cTCATacggaggaagggaagaaagagctgCTGTTCCTGAGTGACGCCAACCCTGGGCAGCTGGAGCGGCTCTGCGCCTACCTTTAG